From a region of the Streptacidiphilus albus JL83 genome:
- a CDS encoding ROK family transcriptional regulator: MVEQLTRQLNLRTVMDLFVAVGRISRAELARRTGLSKQTVSELVGELEEGGWIRYTGDSVSSGASGRAAALYELDPSAGAIVGVDLGGTKINAALGDFSGAVLREATAPTDPRGGRYVIAQIVGLARELVAAEGVDPARLRVLALGSPGALDRDTGVMAFAPNIPSFGDLDVAREIAAELGTVVVVDNDVNIAALGEHWAGHGRGQSEFVFIAVGTGIGMGLITGGVLRTGATGAAGEIAYLPLGTDPFDPANQVKGPLEEAVAGEGLARRYAGGPAGRGSVPEIFAAAAAGEPAALAALDEEARLIALSICAVAAVLDPALAVIGGGIGSRPELLEPVRAWLARLMPRPVPVRTSELGPRAGLLGAVAVGLRTAHQRLFQAPGQSTAADRGPVPVPAPALDRVVTAAPVPVPVGG; encoded by the coding sequence ATGGTGGAACAGCTCACTCGGCAGCTCAACCTGCGCACGGTCATGGACCTGTTCGTGGCGGTGGGCCGGATCAGCAGAGCCGAGCTCGCCCGGCGCACCGGCCTCTCCAAGCAGACCGTCTCGGAGCTGGTCGGCGAGTTGGAGGAGGGCGGCTGGATCCGCTACACCGGCGACAGCGTGTCCTCCGGCGCCAGCGGACGCGCCGCCGCCCTCTACGAGCTGGACCCGAGCGCCGGCGCCATCGTCGGGGTCGACCTCGGCGGCACCAAGATCAACGCTGCCCTCGGCGACTTCAGCGGCGCCGTGCTGCGCGAGGCGACCGCCCCCACCGACCCGCGCGGCGGCCGGTACGTCATCGCCCAGATCGTCGGCCTGGCCCGCGAGCTCGTCGCCGCCGAGGGCGTCGACCCGGCCCGGCTGCGGGTGCTCGCGCTCGGCAGCCCCGGCGCCCTGGACCGTGACACCGGCGTGATGGCCTTCGCCCCCAACATCCCCTCCTTCGGCGACCTGGACGTGGCCCGGGAGATCGCCGCCGAGCTCGGCACCGTCGTCGTCGTCGACAACGACGTCAATATCGCGGCCCTGGGCGAGCACTGGGCCGGGCACGGCCGGGGGCAGTCGGAGTTCGTCTTCATCGCCGTCGGCACCGGCATCGGGATGGGCCTGATCACCGGCGGGGTGCTGCGCACCGGCGCCACCGGCGCGGCCGGGGAGATCGCCTACCTGCCGCTCGGCACCGACCCCTTCGACCCGGCCAACCAGGTCAAGGGCCCGCTGGAGGAGGCCGTGGCCGGCGAGGGACTGGCCCGCCGCTACGCGGGCGGACCGGCCGGCCGGGGCAGCGTGCCGGAGATCTTCGCCGCCGCCGCGGCCGGGGAGCCGGCCGCGCTGGCCGCACTGGACGAGGAGGCCCGGCTGATCGCGCTGTCGATCTGCGCGGTCGCGGCCGTGCTCGATCCCGCGCTGGCCGTCATCGGCGGCGGCATCGGCTCCCGCCCGGAGCTGCTGGAGCCGGTCCGCGCCTGGCTGGCCCGGCTGATGCCGCGTCCGGTGCCGGTGCGGACCAGCGAGCTCGGCCCGCGGGCCGGCCTGCTCGGCGCCGTCGCCGTCGGCCTGCGGACCGCACACCAGAGGCTGTTCCAGGCGCCGGGCCAGTCCACCGCCGCCGACCGGGGACCGGTCCCGGTCCCCGCCCCCGCACTCGACCGGGTCGTCACCGCCGCACCGGTGCCGGTCCCGGTCGGGGGCTGA
- a CDS encoding right-handed parallel beta-helix repeat-containing protein, protein MTSPRPARTRSRVGAPALALLTLLGAGLLAPATAQAAAPGGPVAPAPTVDSATAAREAADVAAEDHRLLEVRAVSANATLHATQGNTPYRLATGSGYTLVLPQRSAPYTVADLLQLAPQTFLRLTDGSYLLLENVYVGMGATLNLNTPGGLVLRMASTPTGFVTIVSFDGTINLSGTAKHPMTVTSWDTQNNAPDTDPSDGRAYIRAIGGHFSMSHVDVYDLGFWSGRTGGISLTGSDRPTTGAATGSSTYVHVHASHLHGKANQAHKKETTATSGDSTTIAQPSGNLGANGVASLPTGALNGTGNQYDVSGLSYVSAKISDSVIQGNAYGIFISSAQGIEISGTQVTGSLIAGIVLHRFATNAVLSDDSSNSNHGDGFDIARAAQDVEISNSTAMDNSGNGFTINGQALSAGPSASGEPVGAYGNNTVTHSSTQDNGHYGIEVLGGQNVDLDHNSVVGNTMGIVVRRSAAHVSVVDNTLTAQQREGISVRDGDTGAVVTGNTVQGAVTGIYLRDSSAGISGNTVKGAQEHGITLVGTVGGTRVADNTLTGSGPSPVSASRAEGTVVVGHNSTAAWHNTTPMLTRVKRMARPMTLIWLGVFLLIALAGLKGRGARRRLKAQGRRTSFVGRHPYQNQQPLPSKPAVEIRPKMDDRTLETAH, encoded by the coding sequence ATGACGTCCCCCCGTCCCGCCCGGACCCGCAGCCGGGTCGGGGCCCCCGCGCTCGCCCTGCTGACGCTGCTGGGCGCCGGCCTGCTCGCACCGGCCACCGCGCAGGCCGCCGCGCCCGGCGGCCCGGTCGCCCCGGCCCCGACCGTGGACTCCGCCACCGCCGCCCGCGAGGCCGCCGACGTGGCCGCCGAGGACCACCGGCTGCTGGAGGTCCGCGCGGTCAGCGCCAACGCCACCCTCCACGCCACCCAGGGCAACACCCCGTACCGGCTGGCCACCGGTTCCGGCTACACCCTGGTGCTGCCGCAGCGGTCCGCCCCGTACACCGTCGCCGACCTGCTGCAGCTGGCCCCGCAGACCTTCCTCCGGCTGACCGACGGCTCCTACCTGCTGCTGGAGAACGTCTACGTCGGCATGGGCGCGACGCTGAACCTGAACACCCCCGGCGGCCTGGTGCTGCGGATGGCGAGCACACCGACCGGCTTCGTCACCATCGTCTCCTTCGACGGCACCATCAACCTGTCCGGCACCGCCAAGCACCCGATGACGGTCACCAGCTGGGACACCCAGAACAACGCGCCGGACACCGACCCGAGCGACGGCCGTGCCTACATCCGGGCCATCGGCGGGCACTTCAGCATGAGCCATGTGGACGTCTACGACCTCGGCTTCTGGAGCGGGCGCACCGGCGGGATCAGCCTCACCGGCAGCGACCGCCCCACCACCGGCGCCGCGACCGGCAGTTCGACCTATGTCCATGTGCACGCGAGCCACCTGCACGGCAAGGCCAACCAGGCGCACAAGAAGGAGACGACCGCGACCTCGGGCGACAGCACCACCATCGCCCAGCCCAGCGGCAACCTCGGCGCCAACGGCGTGGCCAGCCTGCCGACCGGCGCCCTGAACGGCACCGGCAACCAGTACGACGTCAGCGGCCTGTCCTACGTCTCGGCCAAGATCTCCGACTCGGTGATCCAGGGCAACGCCTACGGCATCTTCATCTCCAGCGCCCAGGGCATCGAGATCAGTGGCACCCAGGTCACCGGCAGTCTGATCGCCGGCATCGTGCTGCACCGCTTCGCCACCAACGCGGTGCTCAGCGACGACAGCTCCAACAGCAACCACGGCGACGGCTTCGACATCGCCCGGGCCGCCCAGGACGTCGAGATCAGCAACTCGACCGCGATGGACAACTCCGGCAACGGCTTCACCATCAACGGGCAGGCGCTGTCCGCCGGCCCCTCGGCCTCCGGCGAGCCGGTCGGCGCCTACGGCAACAACACCGTCACCCACAGCAGCACCCAGGACAACGGCCACTACGGCATCGAGGTGCTCGGCGGGCAGAACGTCGACCTCGACCACAACTCCGTGGTCGGCAACACCATGGGCATCGTGGTCCGGCGCAGCGCCGCGCACGTCTCGGTCGTCGACAACACCCTCACCGCGCAGCAGCGCGAGGGCATATCGGTGCGCGACGGCGACACCGGCGCGGTGGTCACCGGCAACACCGTGCAGGGCGCGGTGACCGGCATCTACCTGCGCGACTCCAGTGCCGGGATCTCCGGGAACACCGTGAAGGGCGCCCAGGAGCACGGCATCACCCTGGTCGGCACGGTCGGCGGGACGCGGGTCGCGGACAACACCCTCACCGGTTCGGGCCCGAGCCCGGTCTCGGCCTCCAGGGCCGAGGGCACGGTGGTGGTCGGCCACAACTCCACCGCCGCCTGGCACAACACCACCCCGATGCTGACCCGGGTCAAGCGGATGGCCCGGCCGATGACGCTGATCTGGCTCGGCGTCTTCCTGCTGATCGCACTGGCCGGGCTGAAGGGCCGGGGCGCCCGCCGCAGGCTGAAGGCCCAGGGCAGGCGGACCTCCTTCGTCGGCCGCCACCCGTACCAGAACCAGCAGCCGCTGCCGTCGAAGCCCGCCGTGGAGATCCGCCCGAAGATGGACGACCGGACGCTGGAGACCGCGCACTGA